The following nucleotide sequence is from Aquarana catesbeiana isolate 2022-GZ linkage group LG08, ASM4218655v1, whole genome shotgun sequence.
CTTGACCTGTGGGTGAAGATTTATCAGGGTGGTTGGGATCTTCCTCTGAGAGAGGTTCCTCCTTAATATTAGATAAATACTGTGTAAAATGGCTAAAACTATCCGAGTCTGAGACATGTGAGTGAGGTACCTTCATTGAAGAACTAGAAATATTTTTCAGTTCATGAGCAGGTAAGGAGACACCATTGCGTGAGAATTGTGCCACAGCTGTAACAGGTTCCTTCTTAACACTGGTGAATAGATGCTGAGTATGACCTCTGGGGCTGGAGACATCTAAGTGTGAGATGTTTTCTCCACCCTGAGAGCTTTCCATTGCATGGAAAAAGGTATATTGTGGAAGATGTGATGTAGGAATGTCTGAAGGTGAATGATGTTCTTGGCACAAAGTTGGCACCTTGTTGACCTTCTCTTGAGTATGGGTCAGATTTCCATACTCTAGTAAGGGGAGTTTGGCAGCTAGTGGACTGGTAATGGTATTGTGTTCTGGTAAAGAATAAACAGCGATGGTGGAACCTTCAGACAATTTTGCCATCTTGGATAAACCTAACAGAAAGATGGATTTGCAATTTAACCAAAACATAAAGCACTAAACAGCTGCTGTATAACTGGCACTTGACAATACTATCAATTACTGTGGAATAAGTCTTCACTTCTTACcaggtgatgtgaggggcggccagttctccatcatgacgtccttgtagagatccttgtgtccttctatatactcccactcctccatggagaaatagacagtgacatcctgacaccttataggaacctgacacacacaatgatacagtcaccatccagacacatcccttgtctgttactggataatgtcccagaattcccggcaccgctcacctctgttAGCAGCTCAATTATTTTCTGGGTGACTGctaggatcatttttttttttttttaattctatattttattttccaACATTTTTAAACATAGAAACAAAATACATTTGCATGCGTGTATCAAAATATATCTTAAACATATATCGGTTCTATTTTCTGCAGATATACAGATCTTGAAATTTCGCATTTCTTATATCTTATGTGTATcaacatatgtacagtatatacgttTTACCTTCACGtctttcctaaaagaaaaaaaaaagaacgcctCTACTCCCTTTGAATTATCCCACCTGCTCCCCCTCCACGAGTGCACAGCCATATTCCCTGGTACTGACAAAGAGAGACCATTGTATCCATTTGTTGTTGAATTtctcctctttacctaattgcggTGGCTTTTTCCATAGTATATATATGGGCTATATTTTTAAGCCACAGCGCGATCGTGGGGGGTGCTTCCTGCTTACATAAAGCTGGAATGCATGCTTTAGCGGCATTCAGTAAATGAGCAATCATTGAGTTTCTATACCTACACTTTGGGAGCTCCGAAAGATGGAGAAGATATCTAGCCGGATTGGATTCCAAATCGTACTCAGTTGTCTTATAGTGCCTCTTActttagaccagtgatggcgaaccttggcaccccaaatgttttggaactacatttcccatgatgctcaacttcactgcagagtgcatgagcatcatgggaaatgtagttccaaaacatctgtggtgccaaggttccccatcactgctctagaccaaAAGTCCTCTAGTTTCCGACAAGACCAGAAGATATGCAGCATGTTACCCTCTGCCTCTCCGCAACGCCAGCACGTATTCGTCTTTTCCGGGTAGATTTTGTGCAGTGATGATGGAACTTTATACCACCGTGTAAGACTTGCTAGGATCTTCTTGTCATTTCTCTCAGGTGTCAAGTAAGGAGAAGAATCACTGGATTTCTTTATTGGTCCATCATCCTACATGATAGATAACAAAAACCACACAGAATCCTGGTTACTTATCCCATAAcactcctcacctctctggtcaggtctgtgttatgtcatagagataagagtgatgtcatgtgacctcccagaatcctcctcacctctccggtcaggtctgtgttttattaatagagataagagtgatgtcatgtgacctcccagaatcctcctcacctctccggtcaggtctgtgttttattaatagagataagagtgatgtcatgtgacctcccagaatcctcctcacctctccggtcaggtctgtgttttattaatagagataagagtgatgtcatgtgacctcccagcatcctcctcacctctccagtcaggtgtgttttattaatagagataagagtgatgtcatgtgacctcccagaatcctcctcacctctccggtcaggtctgtgttttattaatagagataagagtgatgtcatgtgatctcctagaatcctcctcacctctccggtcaggtctgtgttttattaatagagataagagtgatgtcatgtgacctcccagaatccccctcacctctccggtcaggtctgtgttttattaatagagataagagtgatgtcatgtgacctcccagaatcctcctcacctctccggtcaggtctgtgttttattaatagagataagagtgatgtcatgtgacctcccagaatcctcctcacctctccggtcagcaggtagatgatctccaaggTGAGCCGTAATATCCTCTCGGTCATCTTGCCCACCTTTACAGAAATGGTGAAggagggggactctattggggaagACTCTATGCAGAAGAACGTCAAAATCTGGAGACGGAACGAAATGATGCAATCGTCCAGAGATTTCTCTCTGTAGATATTCTGGGATGTATcggacttccatcacccaatcagaTCTTCCTATTGAGAGCCGAAGGAAACGTTAGAATAATAAATATTCCCACTTtacgcatttttttacacacacactacatatatatagatatatatatatatactgtgcatatatatatagtgtatatgtctatctatatatatatatgtgtgtgtatatatatatatatatatatatatatatatatatatatatatatatttgttttttttat
It contains:
- the LOC141104736 gene encoding uncharacterized protein isoform X2; amino-acid sequence: MTERILRLTLEIIYLLTGEDDGPIKKSSDSSPYLTPERNDKKILASLTRWYKVPSSLHKIYPEKTNTCWRCGEAEGSYKVSGCHCLFLHGGVGVYRRTQGSLQGRHDGELAAPHITWFIQDGKIV
- the LOC141104736 gene encoding uncharacterized protein isoform X3 — encoded protein: MTERILRLTLEIIYLLTGEDDGPIKKSSDSSPYLTPERNDKKILASLTRWYKVPSSLHKIYPEKTNTCWRCGEAEGSYKVSGCHCLFLHGGVGVYRRTQGSLQGRHDGELAAPHITWYGRNGLS
- the LOC141104736 gene encoding uncharacterized protein isoform X1 translates to MEEWEYIEGHKDLYKDVMMENWPPLTSPGLSKMAKLSEGSTIAVYSLPEHNTITSPLAAKLPLLEYGNLTHTQEKVNKVPTLCQEHHSPSDIPTSHLPQYTFFHAMESSQGGENISHLDVSSPRGHTQHLFTSVKKEPVTAVAQFSRNGVSLPAHELKNISSSSMKVPHSHVSDSDSFSHFTQYLSNIKEEPLSEEDPNHPDKSSPTGQAHYPSSLGTEGMVSAEEHVGYYDTSNSNLHTHCPSTQGKKESL